The DNA region AATAGTGTAATTGTTATAGAGATTAATAAGCTTAAAATATCTGCACAAATTAATATGATTTTTGATAGTACTTCTTTCATCGTATATTATTTCATAGAGTTATTGATATAGGATGTTACTTCATCTAAAAATCGTTGTGTCCTAAACTGTAAGGAATGCTGTCGAATACTTGCATAATCCCATTTTTTAGCTTCAAAACGATATAGGGCATCACAAAGACTACAAATGTTTTGTTCTTCAAAAAAAATGCCTGTTTCATTCTCAACTACAGTTTCTCGAGCACCACCTCTCTCATAGGCAATGATTGGTGTCCCACAAGCCTGCGCTTCTACGGGAGTAATACCAAAATCCTCTTCAGCAGCAAAAATAAATGCTTTAGCTTTTTGCATATACTCTTTTAAAACAGTAAAAGGCTGATAACCCATTAAAATAACATTGGGGCCTGCTTTAGCTTTGATCTTTTCCATATCAGGTCCATCACCGATAACAATCAACTTTTTATCAGGTATTTTACCAAATGCTTCAACAATAAGATCTATTTTTTTGTAGGGCACCATGCGTGAAGCCGTCAAATAAAAATCTTCCTTTTGAGTATATAATTCGAAGCTATCAACATCTACGGGAGGGTAAATAACAGTTGATTCTCTCCTATAAACTTTCAAAATTCTTCTTTGAATAAACTCAGAAATAGCTATAAATTGATCAACGCCATTGGATGTTCGACTATCCCAAATACGCATTTTATACAAAAAATATTTTGCAAACCAACCTTTTAATCCTTCATCTAAGCCACTTTCTTTTAAGTACTGATGCTGCAAATCCCAAGCATAACGAATAGGTGAATAGCACATACAAATATGTTTTTGATTTGGTCCTGTAATAATGCCCTTTGCAACTGCATGAGAACTGGAGATCACTAAATCATACATAGACACATCGAATTGTTCTATAGCAAGTGGCATTAAAGGTAAATAATTTCGATACTTTGTTTTTGCAAACGGCAGGCTCTGAATAAAACTTGTCATAATTTTATGTCCAGCCAAAAAGGTTCTATCTCTCTCTGGCAAAAAATCTACAATAGTAAATATATCTGCCTCTGGATAGAGTTTTAAAAGTTGTTCAAGAACTTTTTCTGCTCCAGCATACGTCACTAACCAATCGTGTACTATTGCTATCTTCATTGTTTTAGTACCTTCTCAAGTACCGCCATATGTTCTTGTGCACTTTTTTCCCAGCTAAATTTTTGTGCATGCTTTAATCCTTTAGCGATAAGATTCTGGCGCAACACGTCATCATTTAAAACTTTTTTTATCCCATCTATAATAGCATTGATATCCAAAGGATCGACATAATACGCTGCATCTCCACACACTTCTGGCAAAGTTGATGCATTGGAGGCAATCACTGCAGTACCACACGCCATCGCTTCCAGAGGAGGAATCCCAAAGCCTTCATAAAAAGAAGGATAAACAAACACACT from Sulfurospirillum diekertiae includes:
- a CDS encoding glycosyltransferase family 4 protein — protein: MKIAIVHDWLVTYAGAEKVLEQLLKLYPEADIFTIVDFLPERDRTFLAGHKIMTSFIQSLPFAKTKYRNYLPLMPLAIEQFDVSMYDLVISSSHAVAKGIITGPNQKHICMCYSPIRYAWDLQHQYLKESGLDEGLKGWFAKYFLYKMRIWDSRTSNGVDQFIAISEFIQRRILKVYRRESTVIYPPVDVDSFELYTQKEDFYLTASRMVPYKKIDLIVEAFGKIPDKKLIVIGDGPDMEKIKAKAGPNVILMGYQPFTVLKEYMQKAKAFIFAAEEDFGITPVEAQACGTPIIAYERGGARETVVENETGIFFEEQNICSLCDALYRFEAKKWDYASIRQHSLQFRTQRFLDEVTSYINNSMK